From a single Mycobacteriales bacterium genomic region:
- a CDS encoding response regulator transcription factor: MRVLVVEDEVPLADAVARGLRREGMAVDTAYDGDSGLEKAMMTRYDVLVLDRDLPGRSGDDVCRRLTADGSLTRVLMLTAAGGLVDRVAGLELGADDYLAKPFAFTELVARVRALGRRATPAAPPVLHGPGGIVVDPARRTATRGGVDLALTRKELGVLEVLLAAEGAVVSSEELLERVWDEFADPFTTTVRVTVMTLRKKLGEPRVVHTVVGAGYRIAEL, translated from the coding sequence ATGCGCGTGCTGGTGGTCGAGGACGAGGTGCCGCTGGCCGACGCCGTCGCCCGCGGCCTGCGCCGCGAAGGCATGGCGGTGGACACGGCGTACGACGGCGACAGCGGCCTCGAGAAGGCGATGATGACCCGCTACGACGTCCTGGTGCTCGACCGGGACCTGCCCGGCCGCTCCGGTGACGACGTGTGCCGCAGGCTCACCGCCGACGGCTCGCTGACCCGGGTGCTCATGCTCACGGCCGCCGGCGGGCTGGTGGACCGGGTCGCCGGACTCGAGCTCGGAGCCGACGACTACCTGGCCAAGCCGTTCGCGTTCACCGAGCTGGTCGCCCGGGTGCGGGCGCTCGGCCGGCGGGCCACCCCGGCCGCACCGCCCGTCCTGCACGGCCCGGGTGGGATCGTCGTCGATCCGGCCCGGCGCACCGCGACCCGCGGCGGCGTCGACCTCGCGCTGACCCGCAAGGAGCTGGGTGTGCTGGAGGTGCTGCTGGCGGCCGAGGGTGCAGTGGTGTCGAGCGAGGAGCTGCTCGAGCGGGTGTGGGACGAGTTCGCCGACCCGTTCACGACGACGGTCCGGGTGACGGTCATGACGCTGCGCAAGAAGCTGGGGGAGCCGCGGGTCGTCCACACGGTGGTCGGCGCCGGCTACCGGATCGCGGAGCTGTGA
- a CDS encoding diacylglycerol kinase family protein, with amino-acid sequence MRRLQLVVNPCSGGGRGARLLPAVEAALRGAGHDVVVTTTRSLEHADELSREAVASERIAVAMGGDGTVGRVAGAVAATGGVMGVVPGGRGNDFCRAVGISQNSVEACAVLSSGTPQPVDLGMVTSGTGELPFLGIASVGFDSDVQERVLTSWLPLGQLTYLYGSLASVASWRHAIFSYTVDGTPLEVRGWSLAVANSGIYGGGMRLAPEASLSDGELDVVASAATGRIAFLRALPKVFRGTHVEEPTITVRRGRVVELDADRPFRVFADGDPLGTLPATVTVWPAAVRVLLPGLPGPGGS; translated from the coding sequence ATGCGCCGACTGCAGCTGGTGGTCAACCCGTGCTCCGGTGGAGGCCGGGGAGCCAGATTGCTGCCAGCGGTCGAGGCCGCGCTACGCGGCGCGGGGCACGACGTCGTCGTGACCACGACCAGGTCCCTGGAACACGCAGACGAGCTCAGCCGTGAGGCAGTCGCAAGCGAGCGGATCGCCGTGGCGATGGGCGGCGACGGGACCGTCGGACGCGTCGCCGGTGCGGTGGCGGCAACCGGTGGCGTCATGGGTGTGGTGCCCGGCGGACGGGGCAACGACTTCTGCCGCGCCGTGGGAATCTCGCAGAACTCCGTCGAGGCGTGCGCCGTCCTGTCGTCGGGGACTCCGCAGCCGGTCGACCTCGGGATGGTCACGAGCGGGACCGGCGAGCTGCCGTTCCTCGGGATCGCCAGCGTCGGCTTCGACAGCGACGTGCAGGAGCGGGTGCTCACCAGCTGGCTGCCCCTGGGCCAGCTGACGTATCTCTACGGGTCGCTGGCCAGCGTCGCGTCGTGGAGACACGCGATCTTCTCCTACACCGTCGACGGCACGCCGCTCGAGGTGCGTGGCTGGTCGCTCGCGGTGGCCAACTCCGGGATCTACGGCGGCGGGATGCGACTGGCGCCCGAGGCATCGCTGTCGGACGGAGAGCTCGACGTGGTGGCTTCCGCAGCGACCGGGCGGATCGCCTTCCTGCGCGCCCTGCCCAAGGTCTTCCGGGGCACCCACGTCGAGGAGCCGACGATCACCGTCCGGCGGGGCCGGGTCGTGGAGCTGGACGCCGACCGGCCGTTCCGCGTCTTCGCCGACGGCGACCCGTTGGGAACGCTGCCGGCGACGGTCACGGTGTGGCCCGCAGCGGTGCGGGTCCTGCTCCCCGGCTTACCCGGCCCAGGCGGGAGCTAG
- the dxs gene encoding 1-deoxy-D-xylulose-5-phosphate synthase, with protein MLDSVSGPADLERLRPDELPLLAAEIRDVMVDTVSRTGGHLGPSLGVVEATLAIHRVFDSPRDKIVWDTGHQSYVHKLVTGRRERFDTLRKKDGLSGYPSRAESEHDLVENSHASTALSYADGLAKAYRLRGEQRHVVAVVGDGALTGGMCWEALNNIAASSLPVVIVVNDNGRSYSPTIGGLADHLASLRMTQGYERALDTVKTTLSRTPVVGTPLYTALHGLKRGIKDFLQPQVLFEDLGMKYVGPIDGHDIAAMEAALRRAKAFGGPVIVHAATVKGFGYQPAVDDEADCLHSVGVIDPLTGKAVTASARGWTSVLGEELVAIGAERRDVVAITAAMLQPVGLLRFSEAYPDRTFDVGIAEQHAVTSAAGLAMGGLHPIVCLYATFLNRAFDQTLMDVALHRLPVTFVLDRAGVTGEDGASHNGMWDLSLLQLVPGIRLAAPRDGATLREELREAVAVDDGPTAIRFPKGPLGEDIHAVERRGTMDVLRRAPGDDVLLVAVGAMARLGLEVAERAAAQGIGVTVVDPRWVTPVPVELVELASAYRLVLTVEDNGRVGGVGALVSQALRDADVDVPARDVGIPQRFLDHASRAEVLAGIGLTAQDVARRLVETMARLDGAGVPEERTADETS; from the coding sequence CTGCTCGACAGCGTCTCGGGGCCCGCCGACCTCGAGCGCCTGCGGCCCGACGAGCTGCCCCTGCTCGCCGCCGAGATCCGTGACGTGATGGTCGACACCGTCTCGCGGACCGGCGGCCATCTCGGGCCCAGCCTGGGTGTCGTCGAGGCAACCTTGGCGATCCACCGGGTGTTCGACTCCCCGCGCGACAAGATCGTCTGGGACACCGGCCACCAGTCCTACGTCCACAAGCTGGTCACCGGCCGCCGCGAGCGCTTCGACACGCTGCGCAAGAAGGACGGGCTCTCCGGCTACCCCAGCCGCGCCGAGTCCGAGCACGACCTGGTCGAGAACAGTCACGCCTCTACGGCCCTGTCGTATGCCGACGGGCTGGCCAAGGCCTACCGGCTACGCGGCGAGCAGCGGCACGTGGTCGCCGTCGTCGGCGACGGAGCTCTCACCGGCGGCATGTGCTGGGAGGCGCTGAACAACATCGCGGCCTCGTCGCTGCCGGTGGTGATCGTCGTCAACGACAACGGCCGCTCGTACTCGCCGACGATCGGCGGGCTGGCCGACCACCTCGCGTCGCTGCGGATGACGCAGGGCTACGAGCGGGCGCTCGACACGGTCAAGACGACGCTGTCGCGGACCCCCGTCGTGGGGACACCGCTCTACACCGCGCTGCACGGGCTCAAGCGGGGGATCAAGGACTTCCTGCAGCCGCAGGTGCTGTTCGAGGACCTCGGGATGAAGTACGTCGGCCCGATCGACGGGCACGACATCGCCGCCATGGAGGCTGCGCTGCGGCGGGCGAAGGCCTTCGGTGGCCCGGTCATCGTGCACGCCGCCACCGTCAAGGGCTTCGGCTACCAGCCGGCCGTCGACGACGAGGCGGACTGCCTGCACAGCGTGGGGGTCATCGACCCGCTCACCGGGAAGGCGGTGACGGCCAGCGCGCGCGGCTGGACGAGCGTCCTCGGTGAGGAGCTGGTGGCGATCGGCGCCGAGCGCAGGGACGTCGTGGCGATCACCGCCGCGATGCTCCAGCCGGTCGGCCTGCTGCGCTTCAGCGAGGCCTATCCCGACCGCACCTTCGACGTCGGCATCGCCGAGCAGCACGCCGTGACCTCGGCGGCCGGTCTGGCGATGGGCGGTCTGCACCCCATCGTCTGCCTCTATGCGACCTTCCTCAACCGGGCCTTCGACCAGACCCTCATGGACGTCGCGCTGCACCGGCTCCCGGTCACCTTCGTGCTGGACCGGGCCGGCGTGACCGGTGAGGACGGCGCGAGCCACAACGGCATGTGGGACCTGTCCCTGCTCCAGCTCGTCCCCGGGATCCGGCTGGCCGCGCCGCGCGACGGCGCGACCCTGCGCGAGGAGCTGCGGGAGGCGGTCGCCGTCGACGACGGCCCGACGGCGATCCGCTTCCCGAAGGGTCCGCTGGGCGAGGACATCCACGCGGTCGAGCGGCGGGGGACGATGGACGTCCTGCGCCGGGCGCCGGGCGACGACGTGCTGCTGGTCGCGGTCGGGGCGATGGCCCGGCTGGGGCTCGAGGTGGCCGAGCGGGCTGCGGCCCAGGGCATCGGTGTGACGGTCGTGGACCCGCGGTGGGTGACTCCGGTGCCGGTCGAGCTGGTCGAGCTGGCCTCGGCGTACCGCCTGGTCCTCACGGTCGAGGACAACGGCCGCGTGGGCGGCGTCGGTGCACTGGTCAGTCAGGCGCTGCGGGACGCCGACGTCGACGTGCCGGCCCGGGACGTCGGCATCCCGCAGCGCTTCCTGGACCACGCCAGCCGGGCCGAGGTGCTGGCTGGTATCGGCCTGACGGCGCAGGACGTCGCGCGCCGCCTGGTCGAGACGATGGCCCGGCTCGACGGTGCCGGTGTGCCCGAGGAGCGCACTGCCGACGAGACGTCGTAG